The Sminthopsis crassicaudata isolate SCR6 chromosome 5, ASM4859323v1, whole genome shotgun sequence genome contains the following window.
TGTGCAGTGCTTTTTAATACGTTGATTTTTCTACTTGGATCTGGTCTCTATTATATGGGATGGTTCTctgggagaaagaaatgaggataCTAGAGGAAATGatggtgatataaaaaagaaaaaagatccatgaaaatttatttaaaaaacaaataaattataccttgattgattgatttttaagaaggaagaagagttGGACTAGCTGGCCTCTTAGGTCCCTTCCAttttaaatctatggtcctatgaaACTGGTCTGTCAATTAGTATTTAAGTGCCTAATATGCTTGGTGACAAAGAGCAGCAGAGTCGTCCCTACTCCCAAGGAGCTCCCAGGCCATCCAAGATGTGTCTCTCCTTCCCACCTTTTCCAGAACTGTCCGGACATCCCCACTGCTCAATGGCTAGCTTAACCTCCTTCCCAATGAACTCAGACCTCATTCTTCCATCTCCCAGTGCGCTAGGATAgggattttaatatatattttttttaaggatctctTTGGCAGTTTAGGAAAACATTGCTTCTGAAGGAGGTTTTTAAATGGCCAAAATAAAATGCGTTGCATTACAAAGGAATGACATTCAACTCCAATTATCAAATTATTCTGAAATAACCCTACAACAAATGTATCCTCTCCAACTCTTTCCCACTCCCCACCCCACTTCCAGATTGAGAAGCCGGGCTTTGACCTCTTAGGGGCTGGGCTAGGAGCAGAAGAATTGCCAGAGGCGGGTGGTTTGGGTGGGAGGGACAATCTCTACAGAACCATCAGAGGACATCCTGTCTCCTCTTTATCATCCGAAACCACTCCCAGATTCTAACTGTGCAAGATGTTCTTCCAAGTAGACAGTCAGACATTCCTCCCTTATACAGCCCAACTCAtggcttggtttttgttttgttttttaccaatAACAAGGGGGAGAATAATGAGTATTCAAAAGATCCTGGATCTAGGTgtcttaaacttaaaaaaaaaaaaaaataataataaggggcagctaggtggtggatagaacaccagtcctgaagtcagaaggacttgagttcaaatctggtctcagacacttaacacttcctagctgtgtgaccctgggcaagtcacttaaccccaattcctcagcaaaaaaaaaaaacaaaaaaaaaccaaaaaacaatatCAGGTGTTACTAGTGTTACCTACAAGGAGAAGAGGCAGCAGAAGTGGCTAATAGCTGCCCTCAAAGTCAGGGAACCtgaggtcacccagctagtgtaAGTATGTGTGTGGAGGGGAAGTCATGACTCCAGGAGTATCCAAGTCAcccataaaaaaatcaaaaagcacAAATGAAAGACCTACAAATAAGGCACTAAATCTGCAGTTTGGAGAGGGTGGGCTGTTTCCACTACTTCCGCCACAGGAGGGGAAAGGCTTCCAACTCCATAAGAATTTACCAAGAGCCcggagacacaaagacaaaattgaaatcatgatggttatttttatttattttttgggggggtgtcaGCTCAGAAAGATCTGGATCTCCAGGTGAGCAAAGTTCCCTTTGGGGTACATGGAGGTAAGCCTGACAGCCAGCCAGGCACTAAATGTCAGAGGCTCAACTTCAACCACTAAACTGTCCGACTGCTCTCTTAAATTCTGAATTACTATTAGAGAAGAAAGAAgccttccatttccttccctaaatCATGTAGGCTCAAACAGGAGAATATTAACAGGTTACCCAGAAAGCACACACAGGTGGCCACGATCACCTTTCTCAAAGCCTTCCTGCCCCTGTTCCGTGAAGCTGTGGCTTTGGGGAAGCTGCCCCCCCCCATTATCCATGGTTCCCCTGAATCTGTAGGAGATGCTGGCCAGAATCTCAGCTGTGCCCTGCTCTCAGATCCACCCCCTGCAAGGCCTCTAGTACAGTGTGTCACACCTATGTTGGTACAGTGCGTCACACTTATGGATGTACTGTAACAGCTGAGTCACTCGGGTGTGCTGAAGAGATGAGAGTCTCCAGAATGCTTTTGGACGGTCTCCTCTAGACCCACTCCCTCTCCCGACCTCTAGACAAACTGAAGGAGTCACCACAGGCTACCTGAGAACAACAAGAAGTTTCAAAGTTCTACCTTTTTGTTTGGCCACAAACCCCTGCAATTATAGAGATTCAGCTTCCACCCCAAAAAGTGCTGTAAGAGTCCATAGGACCCAAGCTGACCTTCCCCAATTTCTTGAGAGGGAAATGTGGAAAGAACACTGTCGTTTACTTTGGGAAACCTCCTTTTAAATAAtactgttaaaaaataaaaaaaaaagcatcaaaagCAATCTGAGGGAGCAGCTGTGCAGCACAATGGCTAGAGCCATTGGCCCTGAAAttagaaggacccgagttcaaatatggcctagCTGcaggaccctaggcaagtcactcaaccctgatTGTctccaaaaacaaaccaaaaaagggCAAGCTGAGGTCGGGTGAGCCTGAGACAAGGCCCGAATAAAGCCCCAGAGACCCTTTCCTCTTAGGCCATCCTCATTTGCCCAATGGCTTCAACATTCCCAGTGAGTCAGAGAGTGAACAGATGGAGCCCTCGCAAGACCTGGTCCACGTCCACCTCGATATCCTGATGGATGGACATCAGGGCCAGGCCCGGGAGCTGGCTTGCCTTCCCTGGGTTCCGCTGCCACATCCTGGCTCTCTCCAGCGCCTGGGAGGCCTGCTCCCCGGAGGGGACGCTGATGGGCATGGTGGCCAGGACTGAGAGGGCCACGTTGACGCTGGGAAAACAGACGGGGTTCAGGTGCTGCAGGGCACTCAGGAGGCTGCTAGGCCACTCCTCCCTGGGGACTTCTGTCCAGTTTGCTCTCCACCTCTGCAACTCCAGGTGAAAACTGTCCAGGCTAGGGAGGTCTCCCTGGAACGCATCACAGAGGGCCGCTTCAGCCTCCTGGCTCTCCAACAGAGGCAGCTTGTCCGGGATAAGGTACTGGGCCAGGAAGCGAGGCGAGCCAACAAGCAGCTGCTCCTGGAGCTCAGACATGACGTGGTCCAGAAACGGGTTGAACAAGGATGTCCTGTAGCCCTCCCGGAGGTCCTGTGTGCTAAAGGCATCAGGGGACACTGGCCGGCCACATATGAGGGGTGGGGACTCTTCCACTCCCACACTAGCTGCTAAGAGCTTCACATCATCATAGAGCACCTCGAACCCGGGGtcatccttttctttcattttcctgagCCTCTGAAGGATGAGATTTGCCTCAGCTGAGAGATGGAGGAGGTCGGGGTCCAACTGCTGCACGTCCAAGGGCAGGGACTTGGTGCACGAAAGGATGAACTCCACAGAGACCAAGGTCACCAAGAAGTCAAACTTAGTAACAGAGTAAAAGAGGCTTTCGGCATCACCACAGTTCTCAGCTGCCTTCTGCAGGGCATTGAGGATCGCGGGATACTCGTCTCGGAAAGCTCGGAGCACATCTGCCAGGTGAGGATGCCGGGGACCTGCTCTGCCCCTGACTTCCTCTGGGGCATCGTCCCCCTCCCCAGGGTAGCTACTGACATCTAGGAAGGCCCTCGGTGCCAGAAGTCCGGGGCTGAGCAGCTCTGCTGAGGACCTCAGCACCGGAGAAATTTTGCTCAGCGTGCCCAGTAACTTGGTGACTGGCCGCAGGTCACAGGAGTACAGGACAGCGGCAGGCAGCTGGTGGACGGAGGCCGAGCAGATGGCCCCGGGAAGGAGGGTGCAGATGCGTGTCCGCTGGCCCCCATGGGGGCCAGGCCCTCGGTAGCTGTAGGCCCGTAGGAGCTCCTTCTGCAGCCCCCAGGCCGTCATCCTCTGCAGGAAGAGCTCGGGCAGGCTCTCTGCTGCACCTGGAGCCTCTATGAAGTCTACGGGGTCTTCACGGATCTCCACGGGGCCTTCGCTGGGCCGATGCACGTAGCGCAGGGACAGCGAAAGGGAGCCAGACCTTTCCGAGCTTCCGCCAATGATCAGACCGAAGAACTTGGCGTCTCTCACCCGGGCCAGGACCTTACTCTGGATCTGAAGGCCGATGAGCTTGATGAGCTCCTCCTGCGTCCGTTCTGAGGACTGGCGGgtggcgcaggagccgctgctcAAGTTCTCCTGCAACAGCGGGTCCAGCTCGGCCATGTAGCGAGAAAGGGTGTCCAAGGTCTTGGTGACCGTGGGCCCCAGGCCCAGCAAGATGTCGTGTCTCCCACAGAGAAGGATGAGCTTGACCATGCGCTTCAGGGCCAGCTGGCCCCGCTCGGACAGCTTCTTCTTGAGCTCATAGGCTACGAATGCCTCGGTCTTGACCGCGGCTCTGCCGTGCTCTTTGGACCTGCTGTGCCTCTCCAGGATCTTTTTGCCGTTGGACCAGTCCTTCAGAGGGGTGGACACCAGGACGGTCTCTTTGTTGCTGTTAAACACAAAGCAGGGCCCACAGAAGACGCCGTCCAGATGTCGGGAGTAGCGGGCAAACTGGTAGTCCTGGAGGAGCTGGGCACTGCACCGCCGGTACTTCTGGCTGGCGCCCGAGCCCATCAGCCGCTTGGGGAACTGGAAGTTGGAAGGGGGCACCCAGCGGGAGGCCAGGATGGCCCTCTTCTGGCCCTCGGTCAGGCGCCAGCGGTCTAACAGGCCGATGTCTTCCTGGTCCGGGGCCCGGGGGGGCTCCGGGAGCAAGGCCTGCTGCGCGTGCCTGGTGACAGAGAGGTCCAGGGCTCCTCCACTGAGGGGGCAGTCCTCACCGTTCCTTCTGGACGGGCCGTCCAGCTCCAGCTCCATCTCTGGCCCTGTGGCCTCGGGCCCGGCCCTAGAAAAAGGAAGGACAGTGGTGACCTCTGCAGTCCCAGGCCGGCCTCAGCCTCCCCTCGGGCCCGGAGGACACTCACAGCAGCAGCGAGCAGGCGGCCCTGGGCAGCTTGTGGGGCGCTTCAGGGGCGGGCCTGGCCGGCTTTCTCTTCTGGGCTCCCGACAAGTACCTCCTCTGCTGGGCCAGCTCCTCCATCCCGAGCTAAGGAACACAACAAGGCACGCTCATGCGTacgggagggggaaaggagggaaggggacccACACCACCCCCTCCGGGCCTGAGCCCGAGATCTGCACCTTGAGACCTCCCCTGCCAATAGCCTCCCCAGGCCTCAGTCTCTCTACCTGTAAAATGGACCAGCCACGCCTGTGGGCCTGTGGCCTTCTCTATGGGGTGTCTAAAGCGCCAGGCCCCGTCTATACCCACctggggggatggagggaaacggaggaaggagaggagaagaagaggggcTTGGGGGGGGCCTCCCCTCCTAGCTCCACCAAAACTGAACCAGGGAAGCACCCCACCATTGGAAAGGAAGGGGCACACAGCGGCTCCCCCCGGGGGCGCAAGTGCCCCTCTACGGCCTGGCCTCCCTCGCGCTCCCAGCTGCCTCGCGCTTGCCTGGGCTCTTTCCCGGGACCTGCTCAGGGCACTGCGCAGGCGCACTTGGGACGCGCCTCCAGCCCTGCGCCTGCGGGAGGGGCGGAGGCGGGGCGGGGAGGTGGGCGCGCTCAGGCCACGCCTCCTGGCGCCCTTACGCCTCCACGCTGTCTCGGAGCCATGTTTGCTGCGGATAACGTCGCTTCCCTTTCAATGATTGAAAGGAGACTTACGTTAAAAGGGAGCGCGGAGACGTGCTTTTCGTCACGGAGGGGCGTGGCCTGCAGAGGACAGAGTATGAGCCTGGGGAAGGAACGCTGACCTCGCGGCGGAGGCTGCGCTTGGAGCTCCCTCcttgctttgtgaccttggatgtGAAACTCTGAGACTGCTCCCTGATTCCGATTGCACCATGCGGTTCCCAGCTCTGCTGGAGGAGATCTCACCGAGCCCCGCCCCCTTCCTCCCCATTTTAAGCAGAGGGAAATTGAGGCCGGGGGGAACCCAGTTAGTTAGGTCTGAACTTCTTGGGTCCTCCTGATCCCAAGTCCAGGGCGCACTTTACGACGCTAAACGTGCTCAGTTCGGGGAAACCTAATTAAGAGGTTCTTCCTGTTCTCCTTGCACATGGAGAAAGCATTTGGATACAGCAGgaatttacaaagtatttattgaattaattgcAATCCGAGCGGATTGGGTTAGTTAAGTCCCGGCCCACCCTGTGAAATTGTCACCAACGTGCGGTTTCTAAGGCACAGGGCTGAGCTGTCCCTCCGAAGCCTTCGGGGCTCCTTACTTCAGCCTTTTAGAAACAATGTAACAGCAAATCTCCCTCTACTGCTTCAAGCCCGCCACAGTCTGGTCCAGCTGTCCTTTCCAGAGTTATTCCCTAGGCTTGCTTTTTCAGGGACTCTTCCGACTGGCCACACTGTCCTCCAAATCCTGCAGGTCACCTCCCATCGACCCACCGCAGTCTGTCAGGCTGTCCTCCAAGTGGGAATATCCCCGCCCCCTTCTCACTTGTGCCTCTTCCAATCTCCAACATCTTTGAAGACTCATGCCCCCCACTGCACACTGCTAATCTTAGCAGCTGTGAATGCTCTCTCCTGTCTCAAAggaggttttctttctttttcttccagtgTTTCTCCCAGTAGATTTTTAAGTTTCAGTTATTTAATAAGCGTTTATTGAGTGAGGTAATGAAGGCATGCACCAGGATTGAGGCAGAGTCAGGGATGTTGAGGGATGTTCAGGGAGTACAGGGTGTGAGGGCTACTCCATCTGCTTTCAGGGTCTGTCACCCAGCTCTATTTTTCTTGGAGCTGGTACAACtgtcttggcaaatatactagacCAGCTTGGGGGTAACTGACAGGCCTCAGACCCATTGGTGAGCTCAGGGGTTGTCTACCCCACACTTGAGAGCTTCCCCAGTGGAATGGGCACATGGAAACTATTTGTTCCAACTAGCTACAAAGGTGGTGGAGCTGGAAGGACAGTGTAGGGTTAACTGTATCAAGGGGCAGGGAGAAAGGGCAGCCAGCCTGGGAAAGAacgggagagggagagggggagggggagagtctTTTCATAAATTTGTAGGGGCTCAAACAAGTGAGTTTGGGGGGAAAAATCTTTCTATTATTGTCCTAACTCAGTCAAGCTACTTCTAACTCCCAAACTGCCCATCTTGAGTTATATGTCTCATTCCTTGACCAAAAGTTGGACCACTTTGCAGTCATATGTAGGAATATTGTCTCCTGTGGCAAGAAGAAGAGTTGTGAGTATGGGGCAGGAGACTGCAGAAACTGAGAAGACTGAGCACAATTACGCTCTGAGAATGTCAGTGAAGCAATAACCAGATGTATAATCCCTGGAGTGCCCCTCATTGGACTGGACCTCAGGGAGATACTAGGCAGTGGCTGAAAAGGTCAAGCACGCTTCCCACCATATGCCTTGGAACAACCCTCTAATTATCTGCCCAGAGTCACTTTGTTGCCTGGTTCCCATCTGTAGATAATTGTGAAACGCATTTGGGATTGAGCTTCTGCCTTTCACTTCAGGTCAGAGAGAAAACAGAACTCTTTAAAGCAGAGACGGGGCTCCCTGTCCTGAGAGGCTAAACTCGGTTTTTGTCTGGGCCCTTCCTTGACTCCTCAAGGAATCAATATGGCTTTTAGAGTGACATCATGAGTAGCATACGTGTagaacaaatatctcatttggtctttgcAGCAACCATTCTAGggaccattttacagttgaggaaactaaggcagcaGAGATGAAgcgacttgttcagggtcacacaacgaGTAAGGTTTGAACTCTGCTCTTTTGCAGCTGGGTGGTGTAGTGGAAtgactcatcttccttagttcaaatcccatctcagaaacCTAATAGCTGCGTAACTGAGCCCATCACTCAATCCtgttggcctcaatttcctcatcagccAAGAACCCACCCTCATCCCCTAAAAGGTTTATAAAAAGTCAGATTCATAGAAACAACCGAACAACTTTCTGATTGCAGATGTATcactctatgcactgtaccactACCTTTATTCCGCTTTTGGGGAAGATTCAAATGGGACGAGGAAGACAGACTGAGAAAATCTTCCTATTATTGCAAGTTCTCCGCATTCCCTCAATAGGCAAAGGCTGGATAACCGCTCATTGGGTCTGTTACCAGGGGTTTCGCTCAGGATTAACTAAGACTCTCCACcagcattaagtgcttacttatACCAAACAAGGGGAGACAGAGCTTGCCTTGAGAAGGTCCCCGAAGTGCGGGGACTCGTTTTAAACATTTTCAGAAGTGACTGCAGGGGGAAGGAGGTGGATTCCCGGCCCAGTCCGAGGTAATCTACTCTCCGAATAAAGTCCTGGGAAGGGGGAGGGTTAAGCATTTAGGTACCAATTATGTACCGGCTGGGCTTGGCGAAACCTGGGGACTCTCAGACTGCCTTTAATGCCtacaataaaaaacaaaggaTCACAAAGGAGggcaattatgtaaaaataaagtgattattattattattttttaattcctgGAGCTCACTGGATTGTAAACTCCCCGAGGGCAGGGCTCTTTCGCGTGGGAGTAAGTTTAGGCCACTGGCTGGTTGACCTAACGTGACCCCAGACTCAGAACCAACGCTCCCCCCTCCACCCACCGGATGGTCTCTTCCACCGCTACATTTCCTCGGTCCCAATCTCATTGAAGTCACGTGTAATTGCCCACGTTAGGGCAGAAATGTCCGAAGCTAGAAGTACGCACGCGCAGATGCGTATCACGCTCATCGCTGCGCTCCCAGGTGTCTTAAATGCTCCCTCGGCTTTTCTGGCTGCACCCTCTCGAGCCAGGACAGCTTCTCCCAGTGCGCGTGCGTGGTAGCTAGTCGCCTAGCCAATCAGAGTCTTTTACGACTGCGGTGCGTGCCTGCCGGCGTGGGGCGGGAGCTGTGTTCTGCACGTGCGCAGTCCTCCTCCGGCCCTTCTCGTTCGGCGCCGCCGACATGGTGAGTAGGGTTGGGCTGAGGCTCCTGGCCTCGGGGCCCGGGACTGTGTGCCACCGGGCCGCTTTGGGGCTCCCCGTTTCCGAGAACTTGCAGGCGGGCCCGGGAAGGGCGCTGGCGGGGAGAGAGGGCCCGGAGCCGCGGCAGAGCTCTCGGGGCAAGGGCAGAGTCCCGACTCCCGGCTCCCGGCGCGTGAGGGGAGGCCGCGGCCGCGGCGGGGCTGAAGGCGCCTGCGCGGGGCCGTGGTGCGCTTGCGCCGGCCTCGGTCTGGCTTCGCTCTCGGGCCACGCGGCCCGGCGCGGGGGGCAGGAACCTCGCTCCTCTCCTGCCTAGTTTGGGCAATGCCCACGATAATCGTGACCCAGAGGAGCTTAGGCTAATGGGGAAGGGGGGGCCCGCGATAGGGACGGGGGCTCCCCCGGGAATCCTGGAAAAGGGAAGCAGCTCGGGGAGTAAAGGGCCGGGAGCCTGTGacaaagggggaaactgaggcccaggcaGGCGGGTGCTCCGGGGCTCACACCGAGTGTAACCCCGGCCGGCCGCTGGGAGCATCTTAACCCTCCGGCGGCTTCCGTTCAGCGGCGTTCTGTCCTCCGCAGGTGTTCAAGCGCTACGTGGAGATCGGCCGCGTGGCCTACATCTCCTTCGGGCCGCACGCCGGCAAGCTGGTGGCTATCGTGGACGTCATCGACCAGAACCGGGTAGGTCCGAGTCCGAGCTGGCCTCGCCCTTGGGAATGCCGGGTAGTTCCCGCCCGGGGCCGCGACTCCTGGGTGGCAGCGCCCCCCGCCCTGGGACTCCCGGCGCATGAACGAACATGTGCCAGTTACCCAGCTGGATagatgggaggagggggaggaagccCCGCGGCGAGAATGGGGGGGTCAGTGCCATGAGAGCAAGCTTGGGGGAAAGGGTGTGGGGAGGAAGACAGTGACGGGGTCAGAGGTGACCCCGCTGGAGAGGGGGACTGGAGGCGGCTGGAAGTCCGGGCCGAGGGTGCTGgtgtggggggaggggtgcaTTTAACAAACGTTTCAAGGGGGGACTTGGCAGGCCCCGGGGGAGGAGGTTCCTAGGGCGTGTGGGAGCCATTTAACTCTCCTGGAATCATAGCGATTGAGATTGGAATAGAGCAGGGTCCTAATGAGTGGTCTCATCCGGATAGTGGGTGAAAATGGATCCGGCCAGGTCGGTTTGCTGTTCAGCTTCCTTTAGAGTAAGAATGAACCACCTGCAACAACGCTTGCCCAGGGCCACCTTCCCAGCTCTGTTCTCACGGGGCTCTGTCTCCCATCACTGTGTTCCATGTTTGTGCCCAGGCCTTCAGGCCTTTCTGTCAGGCACTCCCATGCCCCAGTTCGGTGCCAGTGCCTTGCCCCAGTCTTTCCTCCCTCACATCTTCCTGCACCCCCATTGTGTCCCTCTGATGGGACTAGCGGATGGGAAGTGGAGGCCGGCGTTTTACAACTTTATGGTTTTTGTATGAAAAACCCATCCGTAAAATGGGGACGAGCACCTACAttgaaggattgttgtgagaaccaaataaGAGAGTTGTATGTTCGAACAGAGCCTGGCACGTAAGGACAAGATAAATAATTAGCTCTTGTTATTGATGATATTGTTACCGAGGGTTTGCCGTTTTCACTTTACCACCCCTTTGGTTTGGGGAGGGGGGGTGTTAACATTGCCCTGAGCTGCAGTCCAGGGGTTGTTACCCACAGCATAGTCTGACTCTACTGCCTAGAAGCACGTCGTGGGGCCCCTGGGCCTTCCAAACCCTTTCAGTGAACGTTTAGTTTTGTCTCCTGTTTCTGAGTGTGTTGGTGAGTTGAATGCTGTGGAGAATGCAAAAGAAATGGAGGTTCTTGTTCTGTCCCTGAACTATTGGGCTGCGTTGCCTGTTCTTTGAAACGCTATATGGAAAATGCATATTTTTGTGGTAATCGGATCCATAGTCTAAGATTTTGGACCTCTTCGTTTTTTCCTGTGCTTTTTACTGATGGGACTAAATGCCCCCTTTGTTTTAGGCGTTGGTCGATGGCCCCTGCAGTGGTGTGAGGAGGCAGGCCATGCCATTCAAATGTATGCAGCTCACAGACTTTGTTCTCAAGTTCCCACACAGGTAACTTTTGGTTCTTAAAATGATGTTTGTTTTATTCAGAAGAACTTGAGAAAATGTGTTTTTCTCTTCAGCAATAACTTAGTTTTAATGTCATAGAGCTTAATGAGTCTTGCCATTGACACTGCAATATATTGGGGTACTTTTTCCTTAACTGCATACTGTATTTACTCAGACTTTCTGAAAGACCATAAAGCATTAAGAAAATCATATTCTAGAGATGCGTGCATGATTATTTGGGGGCTCCAGGAGATTTGCAGTCTTGACTGGAATTCTCTTTGTCAGATTCCAGGGATCTAAAGTCTGAGAACCAGATCCTGCCTCCTGTATCTTGTACTGTTGTGGTGTCCCACTTGTACCTGTGACCCCTTCGTACAACAGCTGGACTTGCAGCATAGACGGGGCTGCTTCAGTAACAAAAAAGAATGGATTCCTGCCGTCTGGGAAGTCCATGCTAAGGGTTCTTTGTAGTATTACAGTTGCTGGAATAAGATAGTTTTAAGGTTGCCCTTTcgttttatagctgaggaaatgaGCAGGAAGAGGCAGAAGAACTTGCCTGTTAATAGAGGTAATAAGCAGCAGGGGCTGAATTCTATTCAAGTCCAGATTTCCACATTCAGGGCTCCGCTTTTTGGTCACTTTCCTATATTTTGTCTGAACAGCAGCAcacctttttttcttgtgtttagtTCAGAAGACAAAGCTTTGAATTTTTTAgcatttcaacaatgagataatggCCAATACTCTCACCCCAGACTTAATACTCTCATCTTGGTGTTTCATTGAACACTTAGATATCACTATAATCTTATCTTAGAAGCTCCAGACCACCTTGTGTCAGCTGGATAATTGAGTCCTTTTGTCGTGGGTGACACTGGACTAGGAACAAGGGGGCCACAGAACTAGGGAAGGTGCTTACTAAACCTCAGGATCCATGGGCTCTTGTGTGGGTGAGAACTGTCATCACCTAAGTTTGACTAAGGGACCCATTTGGGCATTGAAAAAAATTGGTTCCCAGAGGAATACTCTGGAGGTGGCTTTTAAATTCACTCTTGATTCCTTGATTTGATGTGCAGAATAATGCTTAGTACTGGGTGACTAAGCTAGAAGGAAGTACAAATTAgcccaaagataatttttaaagctaAAGAGCTTTGTAGCATCAAAGCTGGTAATAGTTTAATGTAGATTTAACAAATCTGTAATattgattaattttgttttatcttgtaGTGCTCGGCAGAAATATGTCCGGGCTgcttgggagaaagaaaagatcaatacaAAATGGAAAGCCACAAGATGGGCCAAGAAGATCGAAGCCAGAGAAAGGGTATTGATTGGGGGTGGGATTCTTCAGGTTCTCTGGGAACATTTTTAGAAGTGCTACAATAaaactcaattcttttttttctcaacagaAAGCTAAGATGACAGATTTTGATCGTTACAAAGTCATGAAGGCCAAGAAAATGGTAAgtaataagtattttatattctttgtcaGGAATGTTTCCTCCGCCCTGTTGATGGATGATTTGGGAGAAGTGTGGATTGCTCCTAGAGACTGCAGCCCTTGTGATGGTTTCCTCTGAGAAGGGCCAGGGGCCCTGTGTAGCTGCCATTTTGAGCTTTCTCTTTCCACATCCCACCTCCTAAAGCTTGCCTAAAGAATCAGGCTACCTGATCTTTACAGACTTGGAGTGCCTAAATCATGGGACTTAGATGGGTGTGAGCTGGGAGCATTTAAAAGAGTAACTGCCtttaaaatgttatcaaattgtgcCTTCAGAAGGCCTTGTGGGTCAGTGACAGTGTGTCATTTTGTGAAGACACTTCACACAGTGTCAGATTTatctcaagaattctttcctcAGATGTCTGTCCTCCAGTAAATGTTTCATATCACTTACTGTTTTTCTTGGAATGATCGTGCAGAGCTCAAAAGTTGCTTGAAATGAGCGCATTATTAGTTAGGATTTGGACTTTTTTCCCTCTGGGTTTTGTTTtcattccaactctaaaattgATTACCTAGTATGTTTGCTGGTCTTAACAGTTGGGGTGTAACACAAGGTCCTTCCTGTCCATTTAAATGAGAACTCCGCAGACCTTGATTAAGCAGGTGattttgtcatgttgtaaaactttcagagaaacagaattatCAAGCATGAAGTGAAGAAGCTCCAGAAG
Protein-coding sequences here:
- the LOC141543770 gene encoding 52 kDa repressor of the inhibitor of the protein kinase-like → MSAAPNEKGRRRTAHVQNTAPAPRRQARTAVGSDVIRSKHGSETAWRRKGARRRGLSAPTSPPRLRPSRRRRAGGASQVRLRSALSRSRERAQASARQLGARGRPGRRGALAPPGGAAVCPFLSNGGVLPWFSFGGARRGGPPQAPLLLLSFLRFPPSPQLGMEELAQQRRYLSGAQKRKPARPAPEAPHKLPRAACSLLLAGPEATGPEMELELDGPSRRNGEDCPLSGGALDLSVTRHAQQALLPEPPRAPDQEDIGLLDRWRLTEGQKRAILASRWVPPSNFQFPKRLMGSGASQKYRRCSAQLLQDYQFARYSRHLDGVFCGPCFVFNSNKETVLVSTPLKDWSNGKKILERHSRSKEHGRAAVKTEAFVAYELKKKLSERGQLALKRMVKLILLCGRHDILLGLGPTVTKTLDTLSRYMAELDPLLQENLSSGSCATRQSSERTQEELIKLIGLQIQSKVLARVRDAKFFGLIIGGSSERSGSLSLSLRYVHRPSEGPVEIREDPVDFIEAPGAAESLPELFLQRMTAWGLQKELLRAYSYRGPGPHGGQRTRICTLLPGAICSASVHQLPAAVLYSCDLRPVTKLLGTLSKISPVLRSSAELLSPGLLAPRAFLDVSSYPGEGDDAPEEVRGRAGPRHPHLADVLRAFRDEYPAILNALQKAAENCGDAESLFYSVTKFDFLVTLVSVEFILSCTKSLPLDVQQLDPDLLHLSAEANLILQRLRKMKEKDDPGFEVLYDDVKLLAASVGVEESPPLICGRPVSPDAFSTQDLREGYRTSLFNPFLDHVMSELQEQLLVGSPRFLAQYLIPDKLPLLESQEAEAALCDAFQGDLPSLDSFHLELQRWRANWTEVPREEWPSSLLSALQHLNPVCFPSVNVALSVLATMPISVPSGEQASQALERARMWQRNPGKASQLPGLALMSIHQDIEVDVDQVLRGLHLFTL
- the RPL14 gene encoding large ribosomal subunit protein eL14, which translates into the protein MVFKRYVEIGRVAYISFGPHAGKLVAIVDVIDQNRALVDGPCSGVRRQAMPFKCMQLTDFVLKFPHSARQKYVRAAWEKEKINTKWKATRWAKKIEARERKAKMTDFDRYKVMKAKKMRNRIIKHEVKKLQKASTQKGSPKKGAAQKALASKVSAKKIPAKKAEGQKAAPGQKAQKGQKAPGQKAPAKKGPAQKGPAQKAPAQKAAAPKAKK